One Nocardia iowensis DNA window includes the following coding sequences:
- a CDS encoding putative protein N(5)-glutamine methyltransferase, translating to MMAAGSTEVVATLRAAGCVFAEDEARLLTAAATETGADLDTLVAQRVSGTPLEYLLGWAEFNGLRVAVAPGVFVPRQRTAFLVAEAAGLARARDRHSVVVDLCCGTGALGLALATILAAEHTPVTLAAADIDPVAVDCARRNLTPLGAPVYQGDLFDPLPAELRGCIDILLANTPYVPSEMIARMPPEARDHEPRTALDGGPDGLDIFRRVVEGAESWLAPGGHLLVESSEAQAPVAVAVLAEHGLIGRIAESDEHHATVVIGTRPTRSLNYFLRPVNSSIER from the coding sequence ATGATGGCAGCAGGTAGTACCGAGGTGGTCGCGACCCTACGCGCGGCGGGTTGCGTCTTCGCCGAGGACGAGGCCCGACTGCTCACCGCCGCTGCCACGGAGACCGGAGCGGATCTCGACACCCTGGTCGCTCAGCGTGTCTCCGGTACGCCACTGGAGTACCTGCTCGGCTGGGCCGAGTTCAACGGCCTGCGGGTCGCGGTCGCGCCGGGCGTATTCGTGCCACGTCAACGCACGGCATTCCTCGTCGCGGAGGCGGCGGGCTTGGCTCGCGCCCGCGACCGCCATTCGGTGGTGGTCGACTTGTGCTGCGGCACAGGCGCATTGGGCCTGGCGCTGGCCACGATCCTGGCCGCCGAGCACACCCCGGTGACCCTGGCCGCCGCCGACATCGACCCCGTCGCCGTCGACTGCGCCCGCCGCAACCTCACCCCGCTCGGCGCGCCGGTCTACCAGGGCGACCTGTTCGACCCGCTGCCCGCCGAGCTGCGCGGCTGTATCGACATTTTGCTCGCCAACACCCCGTACGTCCCGTCCGAGATGATCGCGCGGATGCCGCCGGAGGCCCGCGATCACGAACCGCGCACCGCGCTCGACGGCGGACCCGACGGCCTGGACATCTTCCGCCGCGTCGTCGAGGGCGCCGAATCCTGGCTGGCGCCGGGCGGTCACCTGCTGGTCGAATCCAGCGAGGCGCAGGCGCCGGTGGCGGTCGCGGTGCTGGCAGAGCACGGGCTCATCGGCCGGATCGCCGAATCCGACGAGCACCACGCCACGGTCGTCATCGGCACCCGGCCCACCCGGTCGCTCAACTACTTCTTACGGCCGGTGAATTCTTCCATCGAGCGGTAG
- a CDS encoding thiamine pyrophosphate-dependent enzyme has translation MKRIDALRIIAAQTGDLPVVVTCAASSRELAAVADGPNHLYLLDAMGLAGSVATGVALGIADTDVPKVVAIEGDGSLLMNPNVLATGGFLRPSKLVLVLLDNGVYGATANLPTYGSRIDLGELATAAGWTVRRAADPEELAARLTEVLSLDGPVFLHVRIAVGNATGVPKLLENPVIIGRRFQDWLASRATEVASR, from the coding sequence GTGAAACGCATTGACGCACTGCGCATTATCGCCGCCCAGACCGGCGACTTGCCCGTGGTGGTGACCTGTGCCGCGTCGAGCAGAGAACTGGCAGCGGTAGCGGATGGTCCGAATCATCTGTATCTGCTCGACGCCATGGGCTTGGCCGGTTCCGTTGCCACCGGGGTCGCGCTCGGTATCGCCGACACGGACGTGCCGAAGGTGGTGGCGATCGAGGGTGACGGTTCGTTGCTGATGAACCCGAATGTGCTGGCGACAGGAGGGTTTCTCCGGCCGTCGAAGCTGGTGCTGGTGTTGCTGGACAACGGTGTCTACGGCGCGACGGCCAATTTGCCGACCTACGGTTCTCGAATTGATCTGGGCGAGCTGGCGACGGCGGCGGGTTGGACCGTGCGCCGCGCCGCCGATCCCGAGGAACTCGCCGCCCGGCTGACGGAAGTGCTGTCGCTGGATGGGCCGGTGTTCCTGCATGTGCGCATCGCCGTGGGGAATGCCACCGGCGTGCCGAAGCTGCTGGAGAACCCGGTGATCATCGGACGGCGCTTCCAGGATTGGCTGGCGTCGCGCGCCACCGAGGTGGCGAGTCGATGA
- a CDS encoding thiamine pyrophosphate-binding protein, translating to MNSNSYATSVARGIWAAEVDLVGYVPSVSVAPVIAALVDTSGGDAGISERVFPLSREEEAAGLLGALPLTGKLGAIVMQDNGFGNALTALTTFNVAYQLPMLIVANTRGGLGEYNSMIHTFSQHVPGVLEKFGIPFFEIDRRSGPADWAAVVTEAGVHARMTFRPVVVLAHFWATDGKAA from the coding sequence GTGAATTCCAACTCGTATGCGACGTCGGTCGCCAGAGGAATCTGGGCGGCGGAGGTCGATCTGGTCGGGTACGTGCCATCGGTCAGCGTGGCACCCGTCATCGCCGCGCTGGTCGACACCAGCGGCGGCGACGCGGGCATCTCCGAGCGGGTGTTTCCGCTTTCCAGGGAGGAAGAAGCGGCCGGATTGCTCGGCGCGCTACCGCTGACCGGAAAGCTCGGCGCGATCGTCATGCAGGACAACGGTTTCGGTAATGCGCTGACCGCGCTGACGACCTTCAACGTGGCCTATCAGCTGCCGATGCTGATCGTGGCGAATACCCGCGGCGGGCTCGGTGAGTACAACTCGATGATCCACACATTCAGTCAGCACGTGCCTGGCGTACTGGAGAAGTTCGGGATCCCGTTCTTCGAAATCGACCGGCGCAGTGGGCCCGCCGACTGGGCGGCAGTGGTCACCGAGGCGGGAGTGCACGCGCGCATGACCTTTCGGCCCGTGGTGGTGCTCGCGCATTTCTGGGCGACCGACGGTAAGGCGGCGTGA
- a CDS encoding GntR family transcriptional regulator: MSQDAVDSKSEQIAAEIRDAIRQGRLERGILYSSRELGERFGASRTPVREALLKLADLGLVKIERNRGARVLGQDGRGIVDLCSLRVLLEPPACRSAAAVMTSRDDEAMLAEYRIMERTADGGAEYFAADERLHELILQASGNRRLAKVVNELRQTLSLDGRHSVPRYQTVDTALKDHWDIIDALRKRDGVAAERAMRKHLVRSGDLLVAHSSDDNRGLVAEWRRWVSVSVPEGDQVVY, from the coding sequence TTGTCGCAGGATGCGGTAGACAGCAAGTCCGAGCAGATCGCCGCCGAGATCAGGGACGCGATCCGGCAGGGGCGGCTCGAGCGCGGCATCCTGTACTCGTCCCGTGAGCTGGGCGAACGGTTCGGTGCCTCGCGGACGCCGGTGCGCGAGGCGCTGCTGAAGCTCGCCGACTTGGGCTTGGTCAAGATCGAACGCAACCGCGGCGCGCGGGTACTCGGGCAGGACGGTCGCGGCATCGTCGACCTTTGCAGCCTGCGGGTGCTGCTGGAACCGCCCGCCTGTCGCAGCGCCGCGGCCGTGATGACCAGCCGCGACGACGAGGCGATGCTGGCCGAGTACCGGATCATGGAGCGCACCGCCGACGGCGGCGCCGAATACTTCGCCGCCGATGAGCGCCTGCACGAACTGATCCTGCAGGCCAGCGGCAATCGCCGGCTGGCCAAGGTGGTCAACGAACTACGGCAGACCTTGTCTCTCGACGGCAGGCACAGTGTGCCGAGATATCAGACGGTGGACACCGCGCTGAAGGACCACTGGGACATCATCGACGCGCTGCGTAAACGTGACGGCGTCGCGGCCGAGCGGGCCATGCGCAAGCACCTGGTGCGGTCGGGTGATCTGCTGGTCGCGCACAGCAGCGACGACAATCGCGGCCTGGTCGCGGAATGGCGCCGGTGGGTCTCGGTGTCCGTTCCCGAGGGCGACCAAGTCGTGTACTGA
- a CDS encoding MFS transporter, which produces MDRSIPRAEGNVLQANTIRKITRRIVPLLMVGYIVSYIDRINISFAKFGMEETFGMSATQYGFAAGIFFVGYVLAEVPSNIIMTKVGARIWLSRILVTWGIIATLTAFAANVEMVYVLRFLLGVAEAGFFPGILVYLTRWYPNAQRTKVISTVMMAIPVASVLGSPLNGWILDTFDGALGVDGWRWVFIVGGLPAVILGVVFFFALTETPAQAKWLSESERAWLMATLEAEHAERARSAPAGHRAALRNKRVIALCLAYFLLLCGAYPLAYWMPTVVKEVGNGLSSTQIGWLSAVPFLLAAIGMYVTGRLVRTEGSPRPVLVALAISVVAFLVTALALGSPLLAFAAITVATMAAQTAKPLFWSVPTAYLAGVGAASGIALINSLGNAAGFVSPYAFGWIKDFSGGRTGFAIAVMILANVGALIVIGAIAARSRQRRASSVSTA; this is translated from the coding sequence ATGGATCGTTCGATTCCCCGTGCCGAGGGGAACGTGCTGCAGGCGAACACAATCCGGAAGATCACCCGCCGGATCGTCCCGTTGCTGATGGTCGGCTACATCGTGAGCTACATCGATCGGATCAATATCAGCTTCGCCAAGTTCGGCATGGAGGAGACGTTCGGGATGAGCGCGACCCAGTACGGGTTCGCCGCGGGCATCTTCTTCGTCGGCTACGTGCTCGCCGAGGTACCCAGCAACATCATCATGACGAAGGTCGGCGCCCGGATCTGGCTCAGCCGAATCCTGGTGACCTGGGGCATCATCGCCACGCTGACCGCGTTCGCCGCGAACGTCGAGATGGTGTACGTGCTGCGCTTCCTGCTCGGCGTCGCGGAGGCGGGCTTCTTTCCCGGCATCCTGGTGTATCTCACCCGCTGGTACCCCAATGCCCAACGCACCAAGGTCATTTCGACGGTGATGATGGCGATCCCGGTGGCCAGCGTGCTCGGCAGTCCGCTCAACGGGTGGATCCTCGACACCTTCGACGGCGCACTGGGCGTTGACGGCTGGCGATGGGTGTTCATCGTCGGCGGACTTCCCGCGGTAATCCTCGGCGTCGTCTTCTTCTTCGCGCTCACCGAAACACCCGCGCAGGCAAAGTGGCTCAGCGAGAGCGAGCGGGCGTGGCTGATGGCGACGCTCGAGGCCGAACACGCCGAACGCGCGCGCTCGGCCCCGGCCGGTCATCGGGCGGCACTGCGGAACAAGCGGGTGATCGCGCTGTGTCTGGCCTACTTCCTGCTGCTGTGCGGGGCGTACCCGCTGGCCTACTGGATGCCGACGGTGGTCAAGGAGGTCGGAAACGGGTTGAGCAGCACGCAGATCGGCTGGTTGTCGGCGGTGCCGTTCCTGTTGGCCGCGATCGGTATGTACGTCACCGGGCGCCTGGTACGCACCGAAGGTTCGCCGCGACCGGTGCTGGTCGCCTTGGCGATCTCCGTGGTCGCGTTCCTCGTCACGGCGCTCGCCCTCGGCTCGCCGTTGCTGGCGTTCGCCGCGATCACCGTGGCCACCATGGCGGCGCAGACGGCCAAGCCGCTGTTCTGGTCGGTGCCGACGGCCTATCTGGCCGGTGTGGGTGCGGCAAGCGGTATCGCGCTGATCAATTCGCTCGGCAACGCGGCCGGGTTCGTCAGCCCGTACGCGTTCGGCTGGATCAAGGATTTCTCCGGCGGGCGCACCGGTTTCGCCATTGCCGTGATGATCCTGGCGAACGTGGGCGCACTGATTGTGATCGGCGCTATTGCCGCGCGGTCCAGGCAGCGCCGCGCCTCGTCGGTATCGACCGCCTGA
- a CDS encoding aldehyde dehydrogenase family protein, with product MITTINPADGNPIETYPFTPDHQLSALLNRAVVAARRAADEPVTDRADRLRLLAARLRADAQALASLITTEMGKPIDQAVAEIEKCAFTCDYYADRGADLVVPQAVDVFPDGGQIRIRPLGVILAIMPWNYPFWQVFRSMLPAVAIGNTVLLKHADNVTGCALAVQRLFDEVCGTGVLTSVLLSPERIGPLIDDPRIAAVAFTGSNRIGAVVGARAGRAVKKVVLELGGSDPFIVLADADVGEAAAAAVRSRFLNTGQSCIAAKRIIVEQNIFSDFTEAMIAELGKLVVGDPALPGTDIGPMARADLRDELRRQLTATMAAGAEVLVGGAADSGPGAWFTPTIVQVPDTYSVAFQEETFGPLGAVLPVGSAAAALAAANASAYGLSCSIWGGDLGRVEQLATRVAAGSVFINRISESDPRLPVGGVKASGHGRELSSYGATEFANIQAVRTARAARSSR from the coding sequence ATGATCACGACGATCAATCCCGCTGACGGAAACCCCATCGAGACATACCCTTTCACTCCCGATCACCAGTTATCCGCGCTGCTGAACCGCGCTGTCGTCGCGGCCCGCCGAGCCGCTGACGAACCCGTCACCGACCGCGCCGACCGGTTGCGGTTGCTGGCCGCGCGACTGCGTGCCGACGCTCAGGCGCTGGCTTCGCTGATCACCACCGAGATGGGTAAACCGATCGACCAGGCCGTCGCCGAGATCGAGAAGTGCGCGTTCACCTGCGACTACTACGCCGACCGTGGCGCCGATCTCGTTGTGCCGCAAGCGGTCGATGTGTTCCCCGACGGTGGACAGATCCGAATCCGGCCGCTGGGCGTGATTCTGGCGATCATGCCGTGGAATTATCCGTTCTGGCAGGTGTTTCGGTCGATGTTGCCCGCGGTCGCGATCGGCAACACCGTGCTGCTCAAGCATGCCGACAATGTCACCGGTTGCGCGTTGGCGGTGCAGCGGCTGTTCGACGAAGTATGCGGCACCGGGGTGCTGACCAGTGTGCTGCTGTCGCCGGAGCGGATCGGCCCGCTCATCGATGATCCCCGCATTGCGGCGGTGGCGTTCACCGGCAGCAATCGCATCGGCGCCGTCGTCGGTGCCAGGGCCGGGCGGGCGGTCAAGAAGGTCGTGCTCGAACTCGGCGGGTCCGATCCGTTCATCGTGCTGGCCGACGCGGACGTGGGTGAGGCGGCGGCCGCTGCGGTGCGTTCCAGGTTCCTCAATACCGGACAGAGTTGTATCGCCGCGAAACGAATCATCGTCGAACAGAACATCTTTTCCGATTTCACCGAGGCGATGATCGCCGAGCTCGGCAAGCTGGTTGTCGGTGATCCGGCACTGCCAGGCACCGACATCGGACCGATGGCGCGCGCGGACTTGCGCGACGAGTTGCGCAGGCAGCTGACCGCGACGATGGCCGCCGGAGCCGAAGTACTGGTCGGTGGCGCAGCCGATTCCGGGCCGGGCGCCTGGTTCACGCCGACTATCGTCCAGGTGCCGGACACGTACTCCGTTGCGTTCCAAGAGGAAACATTCGGACCACTCGGCGCGGTGCTGCCGGTCGGTTCGGCGGCTGCCGCGCTGGCCGCCGCCAATGCCTCGGCATACGGCCTCAGCTGTTCGATCTGGGGTGGTGACCTCGGCCGGGTCGAGCAACTCGCGACCAGGGTCGCCGCCGGATCCGTCTTTATCAACCGCATCTCCGAATCCGACCCGCGCCTGCCCGTCGGCGGGGTCAAAGCCAGCGGGCACGGCCGGGAGCTGAGCAGCTACGGCGCCACCGAATTCGCCAATATCCAGGCGGTACGCACCGCCCGAGCCGCGAGGAGCAGTCGATGA
- a CDS encoding mandelate racemase/muconate lactonizing enzyme family protein, with amino-acid sequence MTITRIRARVVGIPVDKPTRMSNRDLTDRHYVLVEVTDDTGATGLGYTYAGTSGGTLTKCAIDDVLAPVYLGADHNDVHGLWSLAYQEALLAGRRGAVIRALSAIDIALWDLRAKRAELPLASLLGGATTPLPAYASGGYYRPDDGEWTDAVRKEIEFNAGQGFTDHKIKVGGLSVAEDARRVATAIEAIGDTGRLALDANNAYRSVPEARRAIEAFERAAGERGLWWFEEPLTPDAIAGHAELALQIRTPVATGEIHQTRWEFRQLIEAGAAPILQADAGVVGGVTEWLRVAHTADAFGLRMAPHWHHNLHVHLCGAVANTLVVEYFALEKGIYNFEQLLTSETRLRYENNQVLVPSRPGLGIELDEEAVAKYEFA; translated from the coding sequence ATGACCATCACCCGAATCCGAGCCCGCGTCGTCGGCATCCCGGTCGACAAGCCGACCCGAATGTCCAACCGCGACTTGACCGATCGCCATTACGTGCTGGTCGAGGTCACCGACGACACCGGCGCGACCGGCCTCGGCTACACCTACGCCGGAACCAGCGGTGGGACGCTGACCAAGTGCGCGATCGACGACGTGCTGGCACCGGTCTATCTCGGCGCCGACCACAACGACGTGCACGGACTCTGGAGCCTGGCCTATCAGGAGGCACTGCTCGCCGGCCGCCGCGGCGCCGTGATCCGGGCCCTGTCGGCGATCGATATCGCGCTGTGGGACCTGCGCGCGAAACGTGCCGAGCTGCCGTTGGCCAGCCTGCTCGGCGGCGCGACCACCCCGCTGCCCGCCTACGCGTCCGGCGGCTACTACCGCCCGGACGACGGCGAATGGACCGATGCCGTCCGCAAGGAAATCGAATTCAATGCGGGCCAAGGCTTCACCGATCACAAGATCAAGGTCGGTGGCCTGAGCGTGGCCGAGGACGCGCGCCGCGTCGCCACCGCGATCGAGGCGATCGGCGACACCGGCAGGCTCGCGCTCGACGCCAACAACGCCTACCGCTCGGTTCCCGAAGCACGCAGGGCCATCGAGGCTTTCGAGCGCGCGGCGGGCGAGCGCGGCCTGTGGTGGTTCGAAGAACCGCTCACACCGGACGCGATCGCCGGGCACGCCGAACTCGCGCTGCAGATCCGCACGCCGGTCGCCACCGGCGAAATACACCAGACCCGTTGGGAATTCCGGCAGCTCATCGAGGCGGGCGCGGCCCCGATCCTGCAGGCCGACGCCGGTGTGGTCGGCGGCGTCACCGAGTGGCTGCGGGTCGCGCACACCGCCGACGCCTTCGGCCTGCGGATGGCGCCGCACTGGCACCACAATCTGCACGTCCACCTGTGCGGTGCGGTCGCCAACACGCTGGTCGTCGAGTATTTCGCGCTGGAGAAGGGCATCTACAACTTCGAACAGCTGCTCACCTCCGAGACCCGGCTGCGCTACGAAAACAACCAGGTGCTGGTGCCGTCGCGTCCCGGGCTCGGCATCGAACTCGACGAGGAAGCGGTCGCCAAGTACGAATTCGCCTGA
- a CDS encoding SDR family NAD(P)-dependent oxidoreductase, producing MKLDTVAGKKVLVTGAAMGLGKLFAERAVREGAAAVVLWDINEAALKDTAAELTGRGGNIHHFVVDVSVPEAIAEAAESVRAEVGTIDILVNNAGIVRGNSYFWETENRADIEKTMAINAHAPMYVTLEFLPAMVAGSTQARVLTIASSAGLVSNPRMSVYAASKWAALGWSDSVRIELEQAGHDHVTVTTVCPTYINTGMFDGAKGFLFTPILDQDEVVDTSWREMKNGTPLVILPWTSRLNKALSGILPIKLRDLFLNSVGVYRSMEEFTGRKK from the coding sequence ATGAAACTCGACACGGTTGCGGGTAAGAAGGTTCTGGTGACGGGTGCCGCGATGGGCCTCGGCAAGTTGTTCGCCGAGCGCGCGGTGCGTGAAGGTGCGGCCGCCGTCGTGCTGTGGGATATCAATGAAGCCGCGCTGAAGGACACCGCCGCCGAGCTCACCGGTCGCGGCGGCAACATTCACCACTTCGTGGTCGACGTATCCGTGCCGGAGGCCATCGCCGAGGCGGCGGAATCGGTCCGTGCCGAGGTCGGCACCATCGACATCCTGGTCAACAACGCGGGCATCGTGCGCGGCAACAGCTACTTCTGGGAGACCGAGAACCGCGCCGACATCGAGAAGACGATGGCGATCAACGCGCACGCCCCCATGTACGTCACCCTCGAATTCCTGCCTGCCATGGTGGCCGGTTCGACCCAGGCGAGGGTGCTGACCATCGCCTCCTCCGCGGGTCTGGTCTCGAACCCGCGGATGAGCGTCTACGCGGCGTCGAAGTGGGCGGCGCTCGGCTGGTCCGATTCGGTGCGCATCGAGTTGGAGCAGGCGGGCCACGACCACGTCACGGTCACCACGGTCTGCCCGACGTACATCAACACCGGAATGTTCGACGGCGCAAAGGGTTTCCTGTTCACTCCGATCCTGGATCAGGATGAGGTGGTCGATACGTCCTGGCGGGAAATGAAGAACGGCACGCCGCTGGTGATCCTGCCTTGGACCTCCCGCCTCAACAAAGCGCTGTCCGGAATCCTGCCCATCAAGCTTCGCGACCTGTTCCTCAACAGCGTCGGCGTCTACCGCTCGATGGAAGAATTCACCGGCCGTAAGAAGTAG
- a CDS encoding bifunctional 5,10-methylenetetrahydrofolate dehydrogenase/5,10-methenyltetrahydrofolate cyclohydrolase: protein MDTASLTGKELAAAINADTKQRAAARTEAGAAPRLALIVANDDPASAWYVNSLRKAAERLGIACDTVDLGADATADTIRAELEARSADSATDAIMLQTPLPAGITLDDVSSAIAATKDVDGVSPLSLGLLASGLDGFVPATSEAVVELLKHHDIPLSGRHVAVVGRSNVVGKPLAQLLLAENATVTVCHSRTTDLPAVTSAADIVVAAAGRIGLVTGKHVREGAVVVDVGTNESADGGIVGDVEADSVRGKAAALSPVPGGVGPVTTALLMRHVVVAAENARR from the coding sequence GTGGATACCGCTTCGCTGACCGGCAAGGAACTCGCCGCCGCCATCAACGCCGACACCAAGCAGCGCGCCGCCGCGCGTACCGAGGCTGGCGCCGCGCCGCGCCTGGCCCTGATCGTGGCGAACGACGACCCGGCCAGCGCCTGGTACGTGAACTCGCTGCGCAAGGCCGCCGAACGACTCGGAATCGCTTGCGACACGGTCGATCTCGGTGCCGACGCGACCGCGGATACGATCCGCGCCGAACTCGAAGCGCGCAGCGCGGACAGCGCGACCGACGCGATCATGCTGCAGACACCGCTGCCCGCGGGCATCACCCTCGACGATGTCAGCTCCGCGATCGCCGCCACCAAGGACGTCGACGGGGTGAGCCCGCTGTCGCTCGGGCTGCTTGCCTCCGGCCTCGACGGGTTTGTGCCTGCCACCTCCGAGGCGGTCGTCGAGTTGCTGAAGCACCACGACATTCCGCTTTCTGGTCGGCATGTCGCCGTCGTCGGCCGCTCCAACGTCGTCGGCAAGCCGCTCGCCCAGCTGCTGCTCGCCGAAAACGCCACGGTCACCGTCTGCCACTCGCGGACCACCGATCTGCCCGCGGTCACCTCGGCCGCCGACATCGTCGTTGCCGCGGCGGGCCGCATCGGCCTGGTCACCGGCAAGCACGTGCGCGAGGGTGCGGTCGTCGTCGACGTCGGCACCAACGAGTCCGCCGACGGCGGCATCGTCGGCGATGTCGAGGCCGACTCCGTGCGCGGCAAGGCCGCCGCCCTGAGCCCCGTCCCCGGTGGCGTCGGCCCCGTCACCACCGCCCTGCTCATGCGGCACGTCGTCGTGGCCGCGGAGAACGCTCGACGCTGA
- a CDS encoding YdcF family protein, whose protein sequence is MKISRHWKHLTATVFAALTLTGLAGVPAHAAGETDALYNSAQRNFTDGNDVAGRADLRNLIGADPNDAEALSLQAIWSHYAGDLPALADAMARLNAVDPGMAAGTTHVLNAIGAAVGTLPNPLPALVGPQTGIVVLGYGLLPDGALRPELVNRLTAAWLQSIASPMSPIVVTGGNPQNGITEADAMAGWLIGHGVPASRISVESRAGSTVQNALFSTKLLRDVGATSAVVVTSPNHIRRAVADFIVAGTTVVGATTSLEQLVSQLPPPAKQSQRGIYLDATRTFQLATSR, encoded by the coding sequence GTGAAGATCTCGAGGCACTGGAAACATCTAACCGCGACCGTGTTCGCGGCGCTCACCCTGACCGGCCTAGCCGGTGTCCCGGCCCACGCGGCCGGGGAAACCGACGCCCTCTACAACTCCGCCCAGCGCAACTTCACCGACGGCAATGATGTCGCCGGTCGCGCCGACCTGCGCAACCTGATCGGCGCCGACCCCAACGACGCCGAGGCGCTTTCACTCCAGGCCATCTGGTCGCACTACGCGGGCGACCTGCCCGCCCTCGCCGACGCGATGGCGCGGCTGAACGCCGTGGACCCCGGCATGGCGGCGGGCACCACGCACGTGCTCAACGCGATCGGCGCCGCGGTCGGCACCCTGCCGAATCCGCTGCCCGCCCTGGTCGGGCCGCAGACCGGCATCGTCGTCCTCGGCTACGGCTTGCTGCCGGACGGCGCACTGCGGCCCGAACTGGTGAACCGGCTGACGGCCGCGTGGCTGCAATCGATCGCCTCGCCTATGTCGCCGATCGTGGTGACCGGCGGCAATCCGCAGAACGGCATCACCGAGGCGGACGCGATGGCGGGCTGGCTGATCGGTCACGGGGTGCCCGCATCCCGGATCAGCGTGGAGAGCCGGGCCGGATCGACCGTGCAGAACGCGCTGTTCAGCACCAAGCTGCTGCGTGATGTCGGGGCGACGAGCGCGGTGGTCGTCACCTCGCCCAACCACATCCGGCGCGCCGTCGCCGACTTCATCGTGGCGGGCACCACGGTGGTCGGCGCGACGACCTCGCTGGAACAGCTGGTCTCCCAGTTGCCGCCGCCGGCCAAGCAATCCCAGCGGGGCATCTATCTGGACGCCACCCGGACGTTCCAGTTGGCCACTTCGCGCTGA